Proteins found in one Ammospiza nelsoni isolate bAmmNel1 chromosome 15, bAmmNel1.pri, whole genome shotgun sequence genomic segment:
- the NHSL2 gene encoding NHS-like protein 2 isoform X1, translated as MAKVEWLLAPWQRAATSNLDLESKKAAPAKLPWQQPVNVFLAAGRPPGMEQLHQEAQLNLQSLLQEEYEEQYTESRVTGQTFRAAGHPPSDTSPEPSPRPPPAKRLEFVLMPPSQRAAEEETTSSTVLSARPPDTSLSLPTSPDKQQPWPSAFPLPPEEEKQWHQPSSIQTNIVPINVSGQHFARLASARHSLFNTETAMNPKSTLRRRRTIIGFPNLSLRDQGSANGPTSSTHAPIDESLSCSFVPETTSRGTAPQEISARPPLSAPLRKTFSDLGALRCQLPAAMDGAANPCASACNGTQGTPFSPPWTPVGYGSPPSFTTGPGKGPTCTSPGSFIPSPSPGSPAASTSFFIATEERMGSNGPSFFSGPVPASPASSRCIQGAKGNFLPGSQEELEPAAGPAQLEVERAGCRFRERSLSVPTDSGSLCSVDITYAETRRGSANYALGYPSASSEGSTSTDNISLGLEPEGQRRRRSKSISLKKAKKKPSPPTRSVSLIKEGPDGDEGLSAALPKDQRPKSLCIPPELQGHRLVHADPQGSAGREPNSTTTPHQWHLTDWRAGSDPYQSLSGSSTTTGTTAVECAKTRGSSESLVSPSVSRATTPSQFSAEADLKTSSPGRPTGLMSPSSGYSSQSETPTPTVPTSTILGHSPHQVRVRPLVPERKSSLPPTSPMERSPKGRLSFDLPLTPPAHLDLSGLKISLKGKTKVSRHHSDSTFGTKLAQKTSPITPIMPVVTQSDLRSVRLRSISRSEPEDSADGPEHTEEPAHIPCPGPERKVKPPVAEKPPLARRPPCILPKPPVLRKEGPLSPKSPPGTTTKEKGLAQDAFVVRRRGELRRSSALGESHLSLTPAGPRRLSQGSLDELRPERSSAEGERRKAKVPPPVPKKPSVLYLPLIPAPAQLGAGVGDLPPTPSPIITLDTDPTCCDPDAEEPPSPKAVGTTPASEPASEQGSSAEAGMEEKSFASDKTAESIVEEDDEVFTTSRTTEDLFTVIHRSKRKVLGRKEPGDTFSSRPTSHSPVKTSSSPAGESLAAAGSSGKSSSRNEDFKALLQKKSSKTSPGTRPSAAELLKTTNPLARRVITEFAPELDGANSPKSQP; from the exons ATGGCCAAGGTGGAGTGGCTCCTGGCACCCTGGCAGCGGGCAG ccacctctAACCTGGACCTCGAGAGCAAGAAAGCCGCCCCCGCCAAgctgccatggcagcagcctgTGAACGTCTTCCTGGCAGCTGGGCGCCCACCGGGCATGGAGCAGCTGCACCAGGAGGCCCAGCTCAACCTCCAGAGCTTGCTGCAAG AGGAGTATGAGGAGCAGTACACCGAGAGCAGGGTCACTGGGCAGACCTTCCGCGCTGCTGGTCACCCGCCCTCCGACACCTCCCCTGAACCATCACCTCGACCCCCACCTGCCAAGCGCCTTGAGTTCGTGCTTATG CCCCCGAGCCAGCGAGCGGCCGAAGAGGAGaccaccagcagcactgtgctCAGTGCTCGGCCTCCTGACACCTCCCTGAGCCTCCCCACCAGTCCAGACAAGCAGCAACCCTGGCCCAGCGCCTTCCCCTTGCCCCCTGAGGAGGAGAAGCAGtggcaccagcccagctccatccagaCCAACATTGTCCCCATCAATGTCTCCG GGCAGCACTTTGCTAGGCTTGCGAGTGCTCGTCACTCCCTGTTTAACACAGAGACTGCGATGAACCCAAAGTCCACCCTGCGGCGTAGACGGACCATTATTGGATTCCCTAACCTGTCCCTGCGAGACCAAG GCAGTGCCAACGGCCCCACCTCCAGCACACACGCGCCCATCGATGagtccctgtcctgcagctttGTGCCTGAGACCACGAGCAGGGGCACTGCGCCCCAGGAGATCAGCGCTCGTCCGCCCCTCTCAGCCCCACTGAGGAAGACCTTCAGTGACCTCGGGGCCCTTCGCTGCCAGCTACCTGCTGccatggatggggcagccaacccctgtgccagtgcctgcaATGGGACACAGGGCAcccctttttctcctccctggacCCCCGTGGGTTATGGGAGCCCCCCCAGCTTTACCACTGGCCCAGGCAAGGGGCCCACCTGCACCTCGCCAGGCAGCTTCATTCCATCGCCCAGCCCAGGTTCACCCGCCgcctccacctccttcttcatCGCCACAGAAGAGCGCATGGGCAGCAATGGGCCCAGCTTTTTCTCTGGCCCAGTGCCTGCTtccccagccagctccaggtgcATCCAGGGAGCCAAGGGGAATTTCTTGCCAGGAAGCCAAGAGGAGCTGGAGCCAGCGGCAGGGCCAGCGCAGCTGGAGGTGGAGCGGGCAGGGTGCCGGTTCCGTGAGCGGTCACTGTCGGTGCCCACTGACTCGGGgtccctctgctctgtggaCATCACGTATGCTGAGACCCGGCGGGGCAGCGCCAACTATGCCCTGGGCTACCCCAGCGCCAGCTCCgagggcagcaccagcaccgaCAACatctccctggggctggagcctgaggggcagcggcggcggcgctccAAGAGCATCTCCCTGAAGAAGGCCAAGAAGAAGCCCTCGCCACCCACGCGCAGCGTCTCACTGATCAAAGAGGGGCCGGATGGTGATGAGGGGCTCAGTGCGGCACTGCCCAAGGACCAGCGGCCCAAGAGCCTGTGCATCCCACCAGAGCTCCAGGGTCACCGGCTGGTGCACGCCGACCCTCAGGGGAGTGCAGGCAGGGAGCCCAACAGCACAACCACCCCCCACCAGTGGCATCTCACAGACTGGAGGGCTGGCAGTGATCCCTACCAGTCCCTCTCTGGCTCAAGCACAACCACAGGGACCACGGCTGTTGAGTGTGCCAAGACACGGGGCAGCTCTGAGTCCCTCGTGTCTCCTTCAGTCTCCAGGGCCACGACGCCCTCCCAGTTCTCTGCCGAGGCAGACCTCAAGACCTCCTCGCCAGGCAGGCCCACAGGGCTGATGTCCCCATCCAGCGGGTACTCCAGCCAGTCAGAGACCCCAACCCCCACCGTACCCACCTCCACCATCCTTGGGCACTCCCCGCACCAGGTGCGTGTGAGGCCACTGGTCCCCGAGAGGAAATCCTCTCTGCCCCCCACATCCCCCATGGAGAGGAGCCCCAAGGGCAGGCTGTCCTTCGACCTCCCACTGACTCCACCCGCCCACCTTGACCTCTCAGGGCTGAAGATCTCCCTGAAGGGGAAGACTAAGGTCAGCCGGCACCACTCTGACTCCACCTTTGGCACCAAGCTGGCCCAGAAGACCAGTCCCATCACACCCATCATGCCCGTGGTGACACAGTCCGACCTGCGCTCTGTCCGCCTCCGCTCCATCAGCCGCTCAGAGCCAGAGGACAGCGCTGATGgcccagagcacacagaggaGCCAGCACacatcccctgccctgggccagaGAGAAAAGTGAAGCCACCTGTGGCAGAGAAGCCACCCCTGGCCAGGCGCCCCCCGTGCATCCTGCCCAAGCCCCCAGTTCTGCGGAAGgagggtcccctgtcccccaaatccccaccaGGCACTACCACCAAGGAGAaggggctggcacaggatgcctttgtggtgcGGCGGAGAGGGGAGCTGAGGaggagctcagctctgggggAGTCCCACTTGTCCCTGACCCCAGCGGGGCCCCGGCGActctcccagggcagcctggacGAGCTCCGGCCGGAGCGGAGCAGTGCCGAGGGGGAGCGCAGGAAGGCCAAGGTACCCCCGCCAGTGCCCAAAAAGCCCAGCGTGCTGTACCTGCCActcatcccagccccagcacagctgggagctggtgtGGGGGACCTGCcacccacccccagccccatcaTCACCCTGGACACTGACCCCACCTGCTGCGACCCTGATGCTGAGGAGCCGCCATCCCCCAAGGCCGTGGGCACCACGCCTGCCAGCGAGCCTGCCTCAGAGCAAG GCAGCTCAGCAGAAGCCGGCATGGAGGAGAAGAGCTTTGCCAGTGACAAGACAGCCGAGTCCATCGTGGAGGAGGACGATGAGGTGTTCACAACATCCCGCACTACGGAGGATCTCTTCACAGTGATCCACAG GTCAAAGAGGAAGGTCTTGGGGCGGAAAGAGCCTGGTGACACCTTCAGCAGCCGACCCACCTCCCACTCACCTGTAAAGACTTCAAGCTCCCCAGCTGGTGAgtctctggcagcagcaggcagcagtgggaAGTCTTCCAGCAGGAATGAGGATTTTAAAGCCCTGCTCCAgaagaagagcagcaaaacaagcCCTGGTACTCGGCCATCTGCCGCCGAACTGCTCAAGACCACAAACCCGCTGGCCCGGAGGGTCATCACAGAGTTTGCCCCTGAGCTGGACGGTGCAAACAGCCCCAAAAGCCAGCCCTGA
- the NHSL2 gene encoding NHS-like protein 2 isoform X2, producing MALSNISLWIRDAWAVATSNLDLESKKAAPAKLPWQQPVNVFLAAGRPPGMEQLHQEAQLNLQSLLQEEYEEQYTESRVTGQTFRAAGHPPSDTSPEPSPRPPPAKRLEFVLMPPSQRAAEEETTSSTVLSARPPDTSLSLPTSPDKQQPWPSAFPLPPEEEKQWHQPSSIQTNIVPINVSGSANGPTSSTHAPIDESLSCSFVPETTSRGTAPQEISARPPLSAPLRKTFSDLGALRCQLPAAMDGAANPCASACNGTQGTPFSPPWTPVGYGSPPSFTTGPGKGPTCTSPGSFIPSPSPGSPAASTSFFIATEERMGSNGPSFFSGPVPASPASSRCIQGAKGNFLPGSQEELEPAAGPAQLEVERAGCRFRERSLSVPTDSGSLCSVDITYAETRRGSANYALGYPSASSEGSTSTDNISLGLEPEGQRRRRSKSISLKKAKKKPSPPTRSVSLIKEGPDGDEGLSAALPKDQRPKSLCIPPELQGHRLVHADPQGSAGREPNSTTTPHQWHLTDWRAGSDPYQSLSGSSTTTGTTAVECAKTRGSSESLVSPSVSRATTPSQFSAEADLKTSSPGRPTGLMSPSSGYSSQSETPTPTVPTSTILGHSPHQVRVRPLVPERKSSLPPTSPMERSPKGRLSFDLPLTPPAHLDLSGLKISLKGKTKVSRHHSDSTFGTKLAQKTSPITPIMPVVTQSDLRSVRLRSISRSEPEDSADGPEHTEEPAHIPCPGPERKVKPPVAEKPPLARRPPCILPKPPVLRKEGPLSPKSPPGTTTKEKGLAQDAFVVRRRGELRRSSALGESHLSLTPAGPRRLSQGSLDELRPERSSAEGERRKAKVPPPVPKKPSVLYLPLIPAPAQLGAGVGDLPPTPSPIITLDTDPTCCDPDAEEPPSPKAVGTTPASEPASEQGSSAEAGMEEKSFASDKTAESIVEEDDEVFTTSRTTEDLFTVIHRSKRKVLGRKEPGDTFSSRPTSHSPVKTSSSPAGESLAAAGSSGKSSSRNEDFKALLQKKSSKTSPGTRPSAAELLKTTNPLARRVITEFAPELDGANSPKSQP from the exons ATGGCTCTGTCAAATATCTCCTTGTGGATTCGGGATGCCTGGGCTGTGG ccacctctAACCTGGACCTCGAGAGCAAGAAAGCCGCCCCCGCCAAgctgccatggcagcagcctgTGAACGTCTTCCTGGCAGCTGGGCGCCCACCGGGCATGGAGCAGCTGCACCAGGAGGCCCAGCTCAACCTCCAGAGCTTGCTGCAAG AGGAGTATGAGGAGCAGTACACCGAGAGCAGGGTCACTGGGCAGACCTTCCGCGCTGCTGGTCACCCGCCCTCCGACACCTCCCCTGAACCATCACCTCGACCCCCACCTGCCAAGCGCCTTGAGTTCGTGCTTATG CCCCCGAGCCAGCGAGCGGCCGAAGAGGAGaccaccagcagcactgtgctCAGTGCTCGGCCTCCTGACACCTCCCTGAGCCTCCCCACCAGTCCAGACAAGCAGCAACCCTGGCCCAGCGCCTTCCCCTTGCCCCCTGAGGAGGAGAAGCAGtggcaccagcccagctccatccagaCCAACATTGTCCCCATCAATGTCTCCG GCAGTGCCAACGGCCCCACCTCCAGCACACACGCGCCCATCGATGagtccctgtcctgcagctttGTGCCTGAGACCACGAGCAGGGGCACTGCGCCCCAGGAGATCAGCGCTCGTCCGCCCCTCTCAGCCCCACTGAGGAAGACCTTCAGTGACCTCGGGGCCCTTCGCTGCCAGCTACCTGCTGccatggatggggcagccaacccctgtgccagtgcctgcaATGGGACACAGGGCAcccctttttctcctccctggacCCCCGTGGGTTATGGGAGCCCCCCCAGCTTTACCACTGGCCCAGGCAAGGGGCCCACCTGCACCTCGCCAGGCAGCTTCATTCCATCGCCCAGCCCAGGTTCACCCGCCgcctccacctccttcttcatCGCCACAGAAGAGCGCATGGGCAGCAATGGGCCCAGCTTTTTCTCTGGCCCAGTGCCTGCTtccccagccagctccaggtgcATCCAGGGAGCCAAGGGGAATTTCTTGCCAGGAAGCCAAGAGGAGCTGGAGCCAGCGGCAGGGCCAGCGCAGCTGGAGGTGGAGCGGGCAGGGTGCCGGTTCCGTGAGCGGTCACTGTCGGTGCCCACTGACTCGGGgtccctctgctctgtggaCATCACGTATGCTGAGACCCGGCGGGGCAGCGCCAACTATGCCCTGGGCTACCCCAGCGCCAGCTCCgagggcagcaccagcaccgaCAACatctccctggggctggagcctgaggggcagcggcggcggcgctccAAGAGCATCTCCCTGAAGAAGGCCAAGAAGAAGCCCTCGCCACCCACGCGCAGCGTCTCACTGATCAAAGAGGGGCCGGATGGTGATGAGGGGCTCAGTGCGGCACTGCCCAAGGACCAGCGGCCCAAGAGCCTGTGCATCCCACCAGAGCTCCAGGGTCACCGGCTGGTGCACGCCGACCCTCAGGGGAGTGCAGGCAGGGAGCCCAACAGCACAACCACCCCCCACCAGTGGCATCTCACAGACTGGAGGGCTGGCAGTGATCCCTACCAGTCCCTCTCTGGCTCAAGCACAACCACAGGGACCACGGCTGTTGAGTGTGCCAAGACACGGGGCAGCTCTGAGTCCCTCGTGTCTCCTTCAGTCTCCAGGGCCACGACGCCCTCCCAGTTCTCTGCCGAGGCAGACCTCAAGACCTCCTCGCCAGGCAGGCCCACAGGGCTGATGTCCCCATCCAGCGGGTACTCCAGCCAGTCAGAGACCCCAACCCCCACCGTACCCACCTCCACCATCCTTGGGCACTCCCCGCACCAGGTGCGTGTGAGGCCACTGGTCCCCGAGAGGAAATCCTCTCTGCCCCCCACATCCCCCATGGAGAGGAGCCCCAAGGGCAGGCTGTCCTTCGACCTCCCACTGACTCCACCCGCCCACCTTGACCTCTCAGGGCTGAAGATCTCCCTGAAGGGGAAGACTAAGGTCAGCCGGCACCACTCTGACTCCACCTTTGGCACCAAGCTGGCCCAGAAGACCAGTCCCATCACACCCATCATGCCCGTGGTGACACAGTCCGACCTGCGCTCTGTCCGCCTCCGCTCCATCAGCCGCTCAGAGCCAGAGGACAGCGCTGATGgcccagagcacacagaggaGCCAGCACacatcccctgccctgggccagaGAGAAAAGTGAAGCCACCTGTGGCAGAGAAGCCACCCCTGGCCAGGCGCCCCCCGTGCATCCTGCCCAAGCCCCCAGTTCTGCGGAAGgagggtcccctgtcccccaaatccccaccaGGCACTACCACCAAGGAGAaggggctggcacaggatgcctttgtggtgcGGCGGAGAGGGGAGCTGAGGaggagctcagctctgggggAGTCCCACTTGTCCCTGACCCCAGCGGGGCCCCGGCGActctcccagggcagcctggacGAGCTCCGGCCGGAGCGGAGCAGTGCCGAGGGGGAGCGCAGGAAGGCCAAGGTACCCCCGCCAGTGCCCAAAAAGCCCAGCGTGCTGTACCTGCCActcatcccagccccagcacagctgggagctggtgtGGGGGACCTGCcacccacccccagccccatcaTCACCCTGGACACTGACCCCACCTGCTGCGACCCTGATGCTGAGGAGCCGCCATCCCCCAAGGCCGTGGGCACCACGCCTGCCAGCGAGCCTGCCTCAGAGCAAG GCAGCTCAGCAGAAGCCGGCATGGAGGAGAAGAGCTTTGCCAGTGACAAGACAGCCGAGTCCATCGTGGAGGAGGACGATGAGGTGTTCACAACATCCCGCACTACGGAGGATCTCTTCACAGTGATCCACAG GTCAAAGAGGAAGGTCTTGGGGCGGAAAGAGCCTGGTGACACCTTCAGCAGCCGACCCACCTCCCACTCACCTGTAAAGACTTCAAGCTCCCCAGCTGGTGAgtctctggcagcagcaggcagcagtgggaAGTCTTCCAGCAGGAATGAGGATTTTAAAGCCCTGCTCCAgaagaagagcagcaaaacaagcCCTGGTACTCGGCCATCTGCCGCCGAACTGCTCAAGACCACAAACCCGCTGGCCCGGAGGGTCATCACAGAGTTTGCCCCTGAGCTGGACGGTGCAAACAGCCCCAAAAGCCAGCCCTGA